The following are from one region of the Sciurus carolinensis chromosome 5, mSciCar1.2, whole genome shotgun sequence genome:
- the Csgalnact2 gene encoding chondroitin sulfate N-acetylgalactosaminyltransferase 2 isoform X4 → MKKQLILLGKYTLIRMSRRGSILHTRTHWLLLGLALLCSLVLFMYLLECAPQTDGNASLPGVVGENYGKEYYQALLQEQEEHYQTRATSLKRQIAQLKQELQEMSEKMKSLQERKNIGANGIGYQGNKEQPSSDLLEFLHSQIDKAEVSTGAKLPSEYGVIPFESFTLMKVFQLEMGLTRHPEEKPVRKDKRDELVEVIEAGLEVINNPDEDDEQEDEEGPLGEKLIFNENDFIEGYYRTERDKGTQYELFFKKADLMEYRHVTLFRPFGPLMKVKNEMIDITRSIINIIVPLAERTEAFAQFMQNFRDVCIHQDKRIHLTVVYFGKEGLSKVKSILESVTSESNFHNYTLVSLNEEFNRGRGLNVGARAWDKGEVLMFFCDVDIFFSAEFLNSCRLNAEPGII, encoded by the exons ATGAAGAAGCAGCTTATCTTGTTAGGCAAATACACATTAATAAGAATGTCTAGAAGAGGATCAATCCTTCATACCCGGACCCACTGGCTATTGTTGGGACTTGCTTTGCTCTGTAGCTTGGTATTATTTATGTACCTTCTGGAATGTGCCCCTCAAACTGATGGAAACGCATCTCTTCCTGGTGTTGTCGGAGAAAATTATGGTAAAGAGTATTATCAAGCCCTCCTACAGGAACAAGAAGAACATTATCAAACCAGGGCAACGAGTCTGAAACGCCAAATTGCCCAACTAAAACAAGAATTACAAGAAATGAGCGAGAAGATGAAATCATTacaagagagaaagaatatagGGGCTAATGGCATAGGCTATCAAGGCAACAAAGAGCAACCATCTAGTGATCTTTTAGAATTTCTTCATTCCCAGATTGACAAAGCTGAAGTTAGCACAGGAGCCAAACTACCCAGTGAGTATGGGGTTATTCCTTTTGAAAGTTTTACTTTAATGAAAGTGTTTCAGTTGGAAATGGGTCTCACTCGTCATCCTGAAGAAAAGCCTGTTAGAAAAGACAAACGAGATGAATTGGTAGAAGTTATTGAAGCTGGCTTGGAGGTCATTAATAATCCTGATGAAGATGATGAACAGGAAGATGAGGAGGGTCCCCTTGGAGAGAAacttatatttaatgaaaatgactTCATAGAAG GTTATTATCGCACTGAGAGAGATAAGGGAACACAGTATGAACTCTTTTTTAAGAAAGCAGACCTTATGGAATATAGACATGTGACCCTTTTCCGCCCTTTTGGACCTCTCATGAAAGTGAAGAATGAGATGATTGATATTACTAGATCAATTATTAATATCATTGTGCCACTTGCTGAAAGAACTGAAGCATTTGCACAGTTTATGCAGAACTTCAG gGATGTTTGTATTCATCAGGACAAGAGAATTCATCTCACAGTGGTGTATTTTGGTAAAGAAGGTCTATCTAAAGTCAAGTCTATCCTAGAATCTGTCACAAG TGAGTCTAATTTTCACAATTACACCTTGGTTTCATTGAATGAAGAATTTAATCGTGGACGAGGACTCAATGTGGGTGCCCGAGCTTGGGACAAGGGAGAGGTCTTGATGTTTTTCTGTGATGTTGACATATTTTTCTCAGCCGAATTCCTTAACAGCTGCCGATTAAATGCTGAGCCAG GCATAATTTAa
- the Csgalnact2 gene encoding chondroitin sulfate N-acetylgalactosaminyltransferase 2 isoform X6, which translates to MKKQLILLGKYTLIRMSRRGSILHTRTHWLLLGLALLCSLVLFMYLLECAPQTDGNASLPGVVGENYGKEYYQALLQEQEEHYQTRATSLKRQIAQLKQELQEMSEKMKSLQERKNIGANGIGYQGNKEQPSSDLLEFLHSQIDKAEVSTGAKLPSEYGVIPFESFTLMKVFQLEMGLTRHPEEKPVRKDKRDELVEVIEAGLEVINNPDEDDEQEDEEGPLGEKLIFNENDFIEGYYRTERDKGTQYELFFKKADLMEYRHVTLFRPFGPLMKVKNEMIDITRSIINIIVPLAERTEAFAQFMQNFRDVCIHQDKRIHLTVVYFGKEGLSKVKSILESVTRLASSTW; encoded by the exons ATGAAGAAGCAGCTTATCTTGTTAGGCAAATACACATTAATAAGAATGTCTAGAAGAGGATCAATCCTTCATACCCGGACCCACTGGCTATTGTTGGGACTTGCTTTGCTCTGTAGCTTGGTATTATTTATGTACCTTCTGGAATGTGCCCCTCAAACTGATGGAAACGCATCTCTTCCTGGTGTTGTCGGAGAAAATTATGGTAAAGAGTATTATCAAGCCCTCCTACAGGAACAAGAAGAACATTATCAAACCAGGGCAACGAGTCTGAAACGCCAAATTGCCCAACTAAAACAAGAATTACAAGAAATGAGCGAGAAGATGAAATCATTacaagagagaaagaatatagGGGCTAATGGCATAGGCTATCAAGGCAACAAAGAGCAACCATCTAGTGATCTTTTAGAATTTCTTCATTCCCAGATTGACAAAGCTGAAGTTAGCACAGGAGCCAAACTACCCAGTGAGTATGGGGTTATTCCTTTTGAAAGTTTTACTTTAATGAAAGTGTTTCAGTTGGAAATGGGTCTCACTCGTCATCCTGAAGAAAAGCCTGTTAGAAAAGACAAACGAGATGAATTGGTAGAAGTTATTGAAGCTGGCTTGGAGGTCATTAATAATCCTGATGAAGATGATGAACAGGAAGATGAGGAGGGTCCCCTTGGAGAGAAacttatatttaatgaaaatgactTCATAGAAG GTTATTATCGCACTGAGAGAGATAAGGGAACACAGTATGAACTCTTTTTTAAGAAAGCAGACCTTATGGAATATAGACATGTGACCCTTTTCCGCCCTTTTGGACCTCTCATGAAAGTGAAGAATGAGATGATTGATATTACTAGATCAATTATTAATATCATTGTGCCACTTGCTGAAAGAACTGAAGCATTTGCACAGTTTATGCAGAACTTCAG gGATGTTTGTATTCATCAGGACAAGAGAATTCATCTCACAGTGGTGTATTTTGGTAAAGAAGGTCTATCTAAAGTCAAGTCTATCCTAGAATCTGTCACAAG ATTGGCTTCTTCCACATGGTGA
- the Csgalnact2 gene encoding chondroitin sulfate N-acetylgalactosaminyltransferase 2 isoform X5, with translation MKKQLILLGKYTLIRMSRRGSILHTRTHWLLLGLALLCSLVLFMYLLECAPQTDGNASLPGVVGENYGKEYYQALLQEQEEHYQTRATSLKRQIAQLKQELQEMSEKMKSLQERKNIGANGIGYQGNKEQPSSDLLEFLHSQIDKAEVSTGAKLPSEYGVIPFESFTLMKVFQLEMGLTRHPEEKPVRKDKRDELVEVIEAGLEVINNPDEDDEQEDEEGPLGEKLIFNENDFIEGYYRTERDKGTQYELFFKKADLMEYRHVTLFRPFGPLMKVKNEMIDITRSIINIIVPLAERTEAFAQFMQNFRDVCIHQDKRIHLTVVYFGKEGLSKVKSILESVTRVHYLGVWGSWKKTEHS, from the exons ATGAAGAAGCAGCTTATCTTGTTAGGCAAATACACATTAATAAGAATGTCTAGAAGAGGATCAATCCTTCATACCCGGACCCACTGGCTATTGTTGGGACTTGCTTTGCTCTGTAGCTTGGTATTATTTATGTACCTTCTGGAATGTGCCCCTCAAACTGATGGAAACGCATCTCTTCCTGGTGTTGTCGGAGAAAATTATGGTAAAGAGTATTATCAAGCCCTCCTACAGGAACAAGAAGAACATTATCAAACCAGGGCAACGAGTCTGAAACGCCAAATTGCCCAACTAAAACAAGAATTACAAGAAATGAGCGAGAAGATGAAATCATTacaagagagaaagaatatagGGGCTAATGGCATAGGCTATCAAGGCAACAAAGAGCAACCATCTAGTGATCTTTTAGAATTTCTTCATTCCCAGATTGACAAAGCTGAAGTTAGCACAGGAGCCAAACTACCCAGTGAGTATGGGGTTATTCCTTTTGAAAGTTTTACTTTAATGAAAGTGTTTCAGTTGGAAATGGGTCTCACTCGTCATCCTGAAGAAAAGCCTGTTAGAAAAGACAAACGAGATGAATTGGTAGAAGTTATTGAAGCTGGCTTGGAGGTCATTAATAATCCTGATGAAGATGATGAACAGGAAGATGAGGAGGGTCCCCTTGGAGAGAAacttatatttaatgaaaatgactTCATAGAAG GTTATTATCGCACTGAGAGAGATAAGGGAACACAGTATGAACTCTTTTTTAAGAAAGCAGACCTTATGGAATATAGACATGTGACCCTTTTCCGCCCTTTTGGACCTCTCATGAAAGTGAAGAATGAGATGATTGATATTACTAGATCAATTATTAATATCATTGTGCCACTTGCTGAAAGAACTGAAGCATTTGCACAGTTTATGCAGAACTTCAG gGATGTTTGTATTCATCAGGACAAGAGAATTCATCTCACAGTGGTGTATTTTGGTAAAGAAGGTCTATCTAAAGTCAAGTCTATCCTAGAATCTGTCACAAG AGTACACTACTTGGGAGTCTGGGGTAGTTGGAAGAAGACTGAGCACAGCTGA